In Cervus elaphus chromosome 29, mCerEla1.1, whole genome shotgun sequence, a single window of DNA contains:
- the CLTA gene encoding clathrin light chain A isoform X3 encodes MAELDPFGVPAGGSALGNGVAGEEDPAAAFLAQQESEIAGIENDEAFAILDGGAPGPQPHGEPPGVPDAVDGVTNGEYYQETNGPTDSYAAISQVDRLQSEPESIRKWREEQTERLEALDANSRKQEAEWKEKAIKELDEWYARQDEQLQKTKANNRAAEEAFVNDIEESSPGTEWERVARLCDFNPKSSKQAKDVSRMRSVLISLKQAPLVH; translated from the exons ATGGCTGAGTTAGATCCGTTCGGCGTCCCCGCTGGCGGTTCCGCCCTGGGGAACGGAGTGGCCGGCGAAGAGGACCCTGCCGCGGCCTTCTTGGCGCAGCAGGAGAGCGAGATTGCGGGCATCGAGAACGACGAGGCCTTCGCCATCCTGGACGGCGGCGCCCCCGGACCCCAGCCTCACGGCGAGCCGCCGGGGGTTCCAG ATGCTGTTGATGGGGTGACGAATGGAGAATACTATCAG GAGACTAATGGGCCTACAGACAGTTACGCAGCTATTTCACAAGTGGATCGATTGCAGTCAGAGCCTGAAAGTATCCGAAAATGGAGAGAAGAGCAAACAGAACGCTTGGAAGCCCTTG ATGCCAATTCTCGGAAGCAGGAAGCGGAGtggaaagaaaaagcaataaaggaGCTGGACGAGTGGTACGCACGGCAGGACGAGCAGCTCCAGAAGACGAAAGCCAACAACAG GGCAGCAGAAGAAGCCTTTGTAAATGACATTGAGGAGTCGTCCCCAGGCACTGAGTGGGAACGGGTGGCCCGGCTGTGTGACTTTAACCCCAAGTCCAGCAAGCAGGCCAAAGACGTCTCCCGCATGCGTTCTGTCCTCATCTCCCTCAAGCAGGCCCCCCTGGTGCACTGA
- the CLTA gene encoding clathrin light chain A isoform X2: MAELDPFGVPAGGSALGNGVAGEEDPAAAFLAQQESEIAGIENDEAFAILDGGAPGPQPHGEPPGVPDAVDGVTNGEYYQETNGPTDSYAAISQVDRLQSEPESIRKWREEQTERLEALDANSRKQEAEWKEKAIKELDEWYARQDEQLQKTKANNSTNINHPCYSLEQAAEEAFVNDIEESSPGTEWERVARLCDFNPKSSKQAKDVSRMRSVLISLKQAPLVH; this comes from the exons ATGGCTGAGTTAGATCCGTTCGGCGTCCCCGCTGGCGGTTCCGCCCTGGGGAACGGAGTGGCCGGCGAAGAGGACCCTGCCGCGGCCTTCTTGGCGCAGCAGGAGAGCGAGATTGCGGGCATCGAGAACGACGAGGCCTTCGCCATCCTGGACGGCGGCGCCCCCGGACCCCAGCCTCACGGCGAGCCGCCGGGGGTTCCAG ATGCTGTTGATGGGGTGACGAATGGAGAATACTATCAG GAGACTAATGGGCCTACAGACAGTTACGCAGCTATTTCACAAGTGGATCGATTGCAGTCAGAGCCTGAAAGTATCCGAAAATGGAGAGAAGAGCAAACAGAACGCTTGGAAGCCCTTG ATGCCAATTCTCGGAAGCAGGAAGCGGAGtggaaagaaaaagcaataaaggaGCTGGACGAGTGGTACGCACGGCAGGACGAGCAGCTCCAGAAGACGAAAGCCAACAACAG CACAAACATAAACCATCCTTGCTACAGCCTAGAACA GGCAGCAGAAGAAGCCTTTGTAAATGACATTGAGGAGTCGTCCCCAGGCACTGAGTGGGAACGGGTGGCCCGGCTGTGTGACTTTAACCCCAAGTCCAGCAAGCAGGCCAAAGACGTCTCCCGCATGCGTTCTGTCCTCATCTCCCTCAAGCAGGCCCCCCTGGTGCACTGA
- the CLTA gene encoding clathrin light chain A isoform X1 codes for MAELDPFGVPAGGSALGNGVAGEEDPAAAFLAQQESEIAGIENDEAFAILDGGAPGPQPHGEPPGVPDAVDGVTNGEYYQETNGPTDSYAAISQVDRLQSEPESIRKWREEQTERLEALDANSRKQEAEWKEKAIKELDEWYARQDEQLQKTKANNRVADEAFYKQPFADVIGYVTNINHPCYSLEQAAEEAFVNDIEESSPGTEWERVARLCDFNPKSSKQAKDVSRMRSVLISLKQAPLVH; via the exons ATGGCTGAGTTAGATCCGTTCGGCGTCCCCGCTGGCGGTTCCGCCCTGGGGAACGGAGTGGCCGGCGAAGAGGACCCTGCCGCGGCCTTCTTGGCGCAGCAGGAGAGCGAGATTGCGGGCATCGAGAACGACGAGGCCTTCGCCATCCTGGACGGCGGCGCCCCCGGACCCCAGCCTCACGGCGAGCCGCCGGGGGTTCCAG ATGCTGTTGATGGGGTGACGAATGGAGAATACTATCAG GAGACTAATGGGCCTACAGACAGTTACGCAGCTATTTCACAAGTGGATCGATTGCAGTCAGAGCCTGAAAGTATCCGAAAATGGAGAGAAGAGCAAACAGAACGCTTGGAAGCCCTTG ATGCCAATTCTCGGAAGCAGGAAGCGGAGtggaaagaaaaagcaataaaggaGCTGGACGAGTGGTACGCACGGCAGGACGAGCAGCTCCAGAAGACGAAAGCCAACAACAG GGTGGCAGATGAAGCTTTCTACAAACAACCCTTCGCTGACGTGATTGGTTATGT CACAAACATAAACCATCCTTGCTACAGCCTAGAACA GGCAGCAGAAGAAGCCTTTGTAAATGACATTGAGGAGTCGTCCCCAGGCACTGAGTGGGAACGGGTGGCCCGGCTGTGTGACTTTAACCCCAAGTCCAGCAAGCAGGCCAAAGACGTCTCCCGCATGCGTTCTGTCCTCATCTCCCTCAAGCAGGCCCCCCTGGTGCACTGA